From Manihot esculenta cultivar AM560-2 chromosome 18, M.esculenta_v8, whole genome shotgun sequence:
CACTTCAAAATATTCATCCTGTATACATGATTTCAAAGCAAACTGAGAGCCCAATTCAGACTAAACCTTGACAATAAGATCAGCATATTTACAGCTGCAAAATACAAATATAGAAAGGAATAAATATAGGAATCTGTCATGAGACACCAACCAGCTCAGCATCATCAATAAAGGAGTCATCTGTATCATATTGATCATCATCAGGAACATCCTTTAGATCTTCTTCATCGCTACTATCCTTACCCTGTTAAGAATTCAAACATGTCAGTTAAGATGATCCTATTATAGGAATAGCTTCCGGCACGCCTATTACAATTTTTACCACCCAATAACCAATTTGGTCCCAAGGTAAGGAATAACCTGTTACACAAAAAGATGTGGTAAATACAGCAAGAACCATGCCCATGACCCAAGTCAATTAATGAGGTTTTTTAAAGCCACCAGTGAGATACACACGAAATAAGTGCAGGATCATCATTATCAGTCATGTTCGCACATGCAATTCCAATGACATGTGCTCAGTTAATAAATCAAAGGCGAAAGGAAATATAATATGCATGAGATAGAGTATAACAGACCATGTAAAGTCGTTCAATCTTCTCAATGACAGCACTGAATCGATTTGGAGGAGGTGCCTCCTCTTCATTTTCAACTGGTTGTCCCTATGGAATGTCAAGCACGAGTAAGAATTCCCACTGAAAACTGAATTGACTACCGTGTACAACAACACTCACTAACAAGCATACAAAGGTTCCAACAAAGGGGCAACCCATTCAGTCTCCGTATTCATTTTCCTTCATTCCTTGCACTTTCTCAGCACCCAAACAAAACTTCCCAGCCCAAAAATGGCTACAGTTAAGTAGGACACAAAACTAAATACAGCTGAAAGGCACCACCGAACTACAATTTATTCCACATTACAACTTCATCAATAATTAAGACGAGCATACACATATAGTCATATACGCAATAAGATCAGATTGATGGGCTTACAGGAGCGAGGCGTGACTCAAGGTTGATACGCGCGTTGTCCGGAGGCGGGTCCAAAGTTGGTGCGGATCGACTATTGGCCTTGTTTGCGTCTTTCATAAGCTTCTTCCAAGACACAAATGTCGTCTCTCCGGGTCGAAGCTCTACTGTGAATATTTGCCTGTCACCTAATTTCACATACGACGGCGTTATCCTCGAAGACGTTtcccctccaccaccaccactagTCCCTTCCTCCATTTGTCGTCTCACAGTTATAGAGTACGGATTTGAGAATTCGAAAATTTAAGATTCCACGAATATATAAAGGAATTTAAGAAAACCCTAGATATTTATTGAGAAAGAGAAATGGCGGAGCGTGAGCTTAAGACAGTTTTTGGGGGGAGAGAGCGAGAGCTGGCCTGATGCAAAAACCGTTTTGGGGGTTTAACTGGAAAAGTGAATTtccattttaattttcttgCGTTTTCTTTCCCGAGAAAATTTGAGAGAGGGGAAGGGAAAGCCGAAAAGGGCGGGTTGGTCTTGCCCCGTTCTAACTATTCCCCCTTCGTGCCCGACCCGGGATCTGAGCCCATTCCGTTGGTGGATTCGGTGTTCTCTGTTTTGAGCCCCATCCCTCAGGTCCTACTTATAGTTACTGACAACTTACAGATTCCAAATCCTTCAAGAGCTTTTACTTGCACACTATTCCAACTTCCTAAATCCAATCCAAAAGGACCAAACCCCTTGTGtgagttcggtttgattttgttCTCTTTATACTTTGATTCTTTGTatttaattttgcattttaatttttcaatcaatatttaattcaattcaaaagatCTGATTATACACTCTTAATTAATGAAACGTAATGCCATAATCTACTTCTGGAGTAATACTAATATGCATTTTAATTACTATAGAATAATAAGAAACGATTCCTTAATTAAAGGTTTCATCATTATTCTTTAAAATGTGAGCATATCTGTATTAAGAAAAACGAAAATCTAATAATCAATAGCACTAAAATGAGTAGTTGTACACTTTTTTTTATGTAGTTAAGAGTTTAATTCTTATTATATGAGTTAATCATTTTGATTtagtgaaaaaaaaagaaaaattatttaggtTAATTTTACATAGCCATACTAATAGTGTCATGAATATATGACATGGCAAAACCTGTAATAATgtcattgaaaaatatttttcatggaaaatatttttcacataaaaattattttttgtgaaataaataaaattaaaaattaaaaaattttaggttATATAGAcctaagatataaataaatgaaattttatgacTGTTACGTGGATaccattataattttatactaGATCCATATAAAATcgatctaattaaattttttcctttttataaaCTTAATTTGAATTTTACGTAGTCTATATCAGATTATGTGCACTAAAGGGTTTATCTCgatagtaaatatatttatttgaaacttaaaagttttatttttaatattttaattatccgTACTCACGAATTTAGTTTGGTTACATATGCATTTGAgtaaatttaaaagatctaaATATTACTTCCCCATCTCCATTTCcaagaaaacaaaaaacatTTCAATCCTCCAAcccttataatatatataagatCATACAGtaaacaaaaaagaagaaatgcATCCATGGAGACCCCATTGGACAACTTATGGTGTTTATCATGCCACCAGCACCAACACTTATTGTAGGCTCAACCCTAGGCACTCTGTTTGAAGAATTTGACAGTTTgactcaattatttttttttttcactaaaGGTCACATGTATATGTAAAAAATGAGAATTGGGACCCTTTTACCTTTTTGACCCATTCTTGCTTAATTTGTTGAGAAGAAAAATCCATAGAATAATGGATTTGATGGTTAAGGTCCGATTATTATACCATATTTAGTTCCATGATTTGAAACCCTAGACATGAACACTATCACATACACTTGAGAAGTCTAAACCATGACAAGAACCCACTATGACATGCACAATAAGATCATTTTACGTATCAAATACAACCTAGTTATCTCCTGCCCTAATGTCTTGTCCAACatttctaaattaataaaaccctattttctaaaccctaaacctaaaCCTAAACCTAAACTACTTGTCAATACAGTAGCATCACTCCCATTACCACATGGGAAGAGAAAAAAGACCAATGGGTAAGAAGGTGAAATAAAACTACCACAGCCAAATCAAAATATGGGATAAAAAGCAGTTGCGTTGCCTCTGGCCATAGCCCACAAACAAGCCCTTCCTTTCTGTGCAACTAAGAAAGTTTCATATCTTCAAACCGATAATAGCAAGCGTCTCtattactctctctctctctctctctttataaCATCTTTAATTCCTTATCTCTCTTTCTTCACATGTATCTCCTTTTactttgaaggaaagaagaagaagaagatggggAGAGGCAAGATTGAGATCAAAAGGATTGAGAACTTGAGCAACAGGCAGGTGACCTACTCAAAGAGAAGAAATGGGATCATGAAAAAGGCAAAGGAAATCACAGTTTTATGTGATGCTAAGGTTTCTCTGATTATCTTTGCTAGTTCTGGGAAGATGCATGAGTACTGTAGCCCTTCTACTACGTAAGAAGATAGTTTATgttttcttgtttcttttaaGGAGTTTAAAGATGGTTTCTGATGATTATGAATCTTTTTCTTTTGAAGGTTGGTTGAAATCCTGGACATGTATCACAAGCATTCTGGTAAAAGGCTGTGGGATGCTAAACATGAGGTGGGTtttgtttctctctctctctctctctgatgatagttTGATCTCTTTGATGGGTTTTTGTTTTTGCTAAAAATATGATAAGAAACACAGTCTATGGATTCTACGACCAGATCTACAAATGGgatctctctctatctctgtgCTTGTCTCTCTGTGTGTTCATATATGTTTCACCATTTTAAttgttgaaaaagaaaaataagactGGTATTGACTGTAGCATCTGCGTGTGAATAGATCTGGTAAAACTATGTTTACGCTTCCTTTTCCTTGCAAAATTTTAAAGAACAATTTAGATCAGAAGCAAATGAAATCATTTCCATAAATGGATCACTTTCTCCACAAACTTCAAGGTGAGGCCTCATCACCTAGGGTTTATTAAATGTTCTCTTTTTGGATCAGAAGAACATTAGTTATAACCATCATGTAATACAAGTTATTAGCACAGATCTCGCCATTATTACCTCTCTTTTCATGCTTTTTATTTCCTTCTATATTCTTTTGAAgataaatttaacatttttaggtttttttttgTGTTAATATTACAGAACCTCAGCAATGAAATTGATAGAATCAAGAAAGAGAACGACAACATGCAAATTGAGCTCAGGTAAATTCTTctgcttctccttcttcttcttcttcttcttcttcttcttcttcttctcatttgAAAGCATGTTTCAGGCACCTGAAAGGGGAGGATATCTCTTCTTTGCAGCACAAAGAGCTGATGGCCATAGAGGAAGCCCTTGACCATGGCCTTGCCAGTGTTCGTCACAAACAGGCTAGTAAAAAACTGCAATCTTTATTCTTGGCTTGATAACCAAAAAGCTCCTTAAAGAGTGATatctagtatatatatatatataaattttttcccTAAACAAGGCTTAATTTTTCCGGATTCTCTCGGTTGGCAGATGGAGTACTACAAGATGAAGAAGAGAAATGTATGTGTGTTTGTTTATTTATATTAGACCATAAATCTGATATGATTCCTTCTTTGGGTGAAAGGGATACAGAGTTATCAGCTTTGttaaaactaatatttttagtattttcatGACTGAAATTGCACTTTTTGgtgtttataattttattatcagGATAAGCTTTTGGAAGATGAGAACAAGGAGCTGAGATTCGTTTTGGTAACCTCCTccatttcatatatatataaattaaatatacatGAACGTGAATCTCTtcacaaaaaaattatataaaattcatacTTACGTGTTTTCAGTCTATGGTAGATTAGGTTTACCAAACAATTTCTCTTAAACGTTACCTACTATGTGTTAATTATCATTAGATATAAtccattattaattttatttatttctcaacATTTGCAGCAACAACATGAGATGGATATGGAAGAGCATATGAGAGAGATGGAAAATCCCTATCATCAACAAAGGATGAGGGACTTCAACTACCAGATGCCTTTTGCCTTCAGGGTGCAGCCAATTCAGCCGAATTTGCAGGACAGGATATAATATATGTGCGTGGTATCCAAAAGCTCTCTAGCTTAGTATTGGTTTCTCAAAACTCCATGCATGGTATGATCCTTTATGAAATGTGATTTATAAGTACTCCATATCTAAGATTATCATTTCTCAGTACAAGAAAATTTCGAGAATTACTCTATTGGATGTAATCGGTTGCCTAACATTTATGTTCCGACCTATCGAAATTGCCTTTCTCAAGCTTcttcttcttaatttttttttttaattcaactgTATTTATGTTCCAACTCTATTGTATTTAAATCAGTTTTTAAGGTCGAAAGATTTCaaggtttgaattttaaaactcaaaattaattataccAAAACCATTGAtgatgattttaatttgaaaatttatcaaTGGCCTCctgttactattaaatttttactggATGCTGATAGGTTGGGGTTTTCATGGcctagattaataaaataagggttctatccttttttttttttaaaaaatataattatttgaagtttttatttaattaatcaataattattaatgtgttttgtttttattaattatatgtattaCCTCAATTTGATAAGACGATAGTCTAGGCGTATTCAATTGTTTTtcctataaattatatttttacattaTGGGGAGTTACCAATATGTGCTTGCTCAATGCAGTGGGTGAGCAGTGAgtgtcaaataaatttaaataaattttcaattaaaaaaatcgaatagacaaaatatattataaaatataaaaaaatatatatataatttgttgcaataaatttatgaaagcataaaaaaatatatcaaaagtgTTGCTGTAAATTTACGAGGaaagatttactatttaatttttgaatattactattattaacgaGTTAGTCTTTACgactttaaaaatttattaaaatattttatctttttatcttcgtcaataaaatagtttttgaTTCTCTTAAAAATAGACGGAGaataatagataaaatttttaaaatttaattttattctcaaataaacttatttatttaatctttaaatattgttattattaataagttagtacctatatttttaaaatacaataaaacatttttattttttttcaaatctattaaaatttcattattttttctcttcctcaatgaaataataataagaataaaaaaataaaaaaaaaaccgaaaaaggagaagaaaagatagtaatttgatatttttctatatttttaaaggtaaaaataaataaaaatattattttaatgacAGAGAAAtagatttttcaaaattaaagaactgacttattaataataataatactcatagattaaatagtaaatcttcCATACGCTTATATATTAttgctataaaattttaatcataaatatttatgtttatgatttgtTAGAAAAGAAGTTATTAGCAATAAAAAGTAATactgtaaaaaattttcaatgttGTTACTAAAAGTTCATCAATGGTAACAAAAGTTATTGCTGCCAAATAACATCTATTGCTATAACAACTATAATCAATAGTAACTACAAAATTAGTAAACATGACActtttcaaatgattttaaaaaatttcaaattcataTCCATTCAACTTTCATAGCAGCAAAaagtataatataatataatataatataatataatattatttttaatatttttttaattataataaattttatttttataaatttaaaaattatttactatttttatgtttttttttattttatgttaattaaaatattaatttttttatatttcaaaacattaaaaaaataatattatattaaattaaaacctATTTGCCCATTTAACAAGAATATTCTCTTTCATATATTTAagtaatataattttcattaattccTTAGAAATAATAACTCACATAATATGAAGCAAAATGAACTATAATAGGATCATTTACATGTATATCCTCAAATTGTTTTTTGTTGcatagaaatatttaaaaaaaataaaatattataaagaaaaaatgaagagaAGCTAAATATTAACCCATGAAATTAGTTATTCTTGCCCAAGTATAAATAGTTACGTAAatcagtattcggttcaaattaaaaaaatcgatcgaattaaattaatttaaaaatctgattcaatttttttattcatttcgattcgatttaatttttaatttcaaaaatttcggttatttcaatttgattcggttttaatcagaaaaaaatcaaaatatcgaattgaatcgattagtgataataatatattattttcaataatataaagatattagATATGTTAaggttaaatattttaataaaattttaaaatattaaaaataaagtgtaaaaattaaaaatatattaaaaattcaaatcgattaaattaaaccgaatcgaattgaatcagatcaattcagttcgattcaatttttaaccAAAATCAATTTAGACTGAATCGGCAATGCTCGCCCCTATCACTAGTTGCTTGAAAATCTTTCGCTCACAAATGCagagactaattaatatattttttaaaaatatgagaaattaattaataaattttttaaaattataaatattaaataataaatcgtATGAATAAtgagtaaattatttaaaatattaaaaatattttaaaatattttttaaaattgaagaattaacataaaaattaattaattttaaaattgcaaATGCAAAAAAATTAATGAGGACCTTTTAACTTATGTGTCTCAAATTCCAATAGAGTAATATTTTACAGAGTGccattaaaatatttgaaattataattaaaaaaaaattcttacggtgaatcattaaaatattgaaattataataaagttTAAGAATAAGTCTTATTCTTATGgtattaattatagtattatttattcataatataattaattaattaaaaaatataggttatataatacaataatttattaattttaaattttattttataatttaaaattcctAAAAGTTTATTAAATAATAGCATAATCATGAAAATGGCAATAATATTGGTTATTGCCATAAAAATTGATGTTTTTTCTATTAATTGCTATAATTTatgatgaaaaaaataataaatagcaatattatttattattgctataaaaaattaatatttttttattaatggctataatttttattgctattacaaaaataaatatttttaaccatGACTTTTATTTCTGctatatattttcatatataattagtaataaatactaattttattgatatatatttattctatactattaaaattaatattggtATACAGTTTTTATTACTCTTTTTATAATAAGAGCATATTTCAcacgtttaaataaaaaaaaattaataattaaggtTCTGTTTATTTCacgaaatatattttttaaaaaatatttttcatattttttaatatttaaaatacttaaaaaattcaattaatgaaatgtaaatttttaataaaaaaattaaagaaaataacttaGGAAG
This genomic window contains:
- the LOC110607164 gene encoding agamous-like MADS-box protein MADS9 translates to MGRGKIEIKRIENLSNRQVTYSKRRNGIMKKAKEITVLCDAKVSLIIFASSGKMHEYCSPSTTLVEILDMYHKHSGKRLWDAKHENLSNEIDRIKKENDNMQIELRHLKGEDISSLQHKELMAIEEALDHGLASVRHKQMEYYKMKKRNDKLLEDENKELRFVLQQHEMDMEEHMREMENPYHQQRMRDFNYQMPFAFRVQPIQPNLQDRI